In one Coccinella septempunctata chromosome 6, icCocSept1.1, whole genome shotgun sequence genomic region, the following are encoded:
- the LOC123314955 gene encoding aldo-keto reductase family 1 member B1-like, whose protein sequence is MSATTVNFNNGQKCPILGLGTWKSQPGAVTQAVIDAIDIGYRHIDCAHIYGNEKEVGLGLKNRIDAGVIKREDVFITSKLWNNSHRADCVEPALKKTLSNLGLEYLDLYLIHWPFGHKEDGDEWPRDADGKLLFSDVDYVETWKAMEAVNKKGLTKSIGVSNFNEDQLNRLLESTSVVPQTNQMECHPYLNQKKLSAFCKSKGITITAYSPLGSPDRPWAKPEEPLLLDDPKIREIADKYNKTPAQIVLRYQIQQGHIVIPKSVTKSRIRENFGVWDFQLKDEDLKLIDTFDCNGRICPFEEAKGHKYYPF, encoded by the exons TCACAACCTGGTGCAGTCACTCAGGCAGTGATTGACGCCATTGACATAGGATATAGGCATATAGATTGTGCTCACATTTACGGAAATGAAAAAGAAGTTGGTCTCGGTCTAAAGAACCGAATCGATGCTGGTGTTATAAAACGTGAAGATGTATTCATTACCAGCAAACTCTGGAACAATTCTCACAGGGCAGATTGTGTGGAACCAGCTTTGAAGAAGACTCTGAGCAACTTGGGATTAGAATACTTGGATCTGTACTTGATCCATTGGCCTTTTGGACACAAA GAAGATGGTGATGAATGGCCAAGGGATGCTGATGGCAAACTGTTATTCAGTGATGTGGACTATGTTGAAACATGGAAAGCCATGGAGGCAGTCAATAAAAAAGGTCTCACTAAATCTATTGGCGTATCGAATTTCAACGAAGACCAATTGAACCGTCTGTTAGAATCTACTTCTGTTGTTCCACAAACAAATCAG ATGGAATGCCATCCATATCTCAATCAGAAGAAGCTGTCTGCATTCTGTAAATCAAAGGGAATAACCATTACCGCGTACAGTCCTTTGGGATCTCCTGATCGCCCTTGGGCCAAACCCGAGGAACCCCTTCTCTTGGACGATCCAAAAATCAGAGAAATTGCCGACAAATATAATAAGACCCCTGCTCAAATTGTGTTGAGATACCAAATTCAGCAAGGGCATATTGTCATTCCCAAATCTGTAACCAAATCCAGAATTCGGGAAAATTTCGGTGTTTGGGACTTCCAATTGAAGGACGAGGACTTGAAATTGATCGACACATTCGATTGTAATGGAAGAATCTGCCCATTCGAAGA ggcTAAAGGACACAAGTATTACCCATTCTGA